A single genomic interval of Polaribacter vadi harbors:
- a CDS encoding efflux RND transporter permease subunit, producing the protein MKEGLAGKIAKVFIGSKLTVLLMIVFMVVGVYASFLIPREEEPQIDVPMADIFVGYPGASPTEVETRVVKPLEKLISNIKGVEYVYATAMNEKAMVIVQFYVGEDIERSFVKLYNEINKHMDQMPQGVTFPLVKTRAIDDVPMLGLTLWSENYSDYQLSQMGQELETEIKKINDVSITHKIGGRNRQLRVVLDKDKLAASGLDFLSVSEMIKANNTQLSSGSFDKNDTEFLVKTGKFLASSTDVENLVVGVQENRPIYLKQIATIVDGPEIPQNYVSLGFGQASEKSETYKSEYPAVTISVAKRKGADAMKISELILDKVAHLRTTLIPDDVHVEVTRNYGETASHKVSELLWHLIGSIFAVTLVVMLAMGWRGGLVVFLSVPITFALTLLSYYMLDYTLNRITLFALVFVTGIVVDDSIIIAENMHRHFKMKRLPFKQAALYAINEVGNPTILATFTVIASVLPMAFVSGLMGPYMAPMPIGASIAMILSLFVALTITPYLGYIFLKEKDKKGAVEKQEKPLEETFIYKVYNKLERPLLENKTKRWLFLGGTFVVLMATMVLFFTNSVAVKMLPFDNKNEFQVVIDMPEGTTLERTGVVTQEIAQYLASRPEVINYQNYIGTSAPITFNGLVRHYDLRGGSNMADIQVNLVDKGEREIQSHGIAKLLRPEIQKIAKKYNANVKLVEVPPGPPVLSTIVAEVYGPDYEQQIKIANSVQNILKNTDDVVDVDWMVEADQTEYQFEINKEKAMLYGVAPQQIAYTMNMALSNSSITTLYDENAVNQIGLVLSLDEKEKSTISDISQLKVKSKQGNMVPIADLVEVKETIAAKSIYRKNQKRVVYVLADMAGELESPAYAILGMEEKLNTIKLPEGYKLNEMYLGQPDFEDDYTVKWDGEWQITLEVFRDLGIAFLGAIILIYILIVGWFQNFKAPIVMMVAIPLSLIGIVLGHWIMGAFFTATSFIGMIALAGIMVRNSVLLIDFINLRLEEGVPLKQAAIEAGAVRTTPILLTAGTVVIGAFVILFDPIFQGLAISLMGGTIVSTVLTLLVVPLVYYMIEKKNYK; encoded by the coding sequence ATGAAAGAAGGTTTAGCTGGTAAAATTGCAAAAGTCTTTATTGGATCGAAACTTACAGTATTATTGATGATCGTTTTTATGGTTGTTGGTGTGTATGCTTCGTTTTTGATTCCGAGAGAAGAAGAGCCACAGATTGATGTACCAATGGCAGATATTTTTGTGGGTTATCCAGGAGCAAGTCCTACAGAAGTAGAAACGAGAGTTGTAAAACCTTTAGAGAAATTAATTTCTAATATTAAAGGTGTTGAGTATGTGTATGCTACTGCTATGAACGAAAAAGCAATGGTAATTGTGCAGTTTTACGTGGGCGAAGATATTGAGCGTTCTTTTGTGAAATTATACAATGAGATTAATAAACACATGGATCAAATGCCACAAGGTGTTACTTTTCCTTTGGTAAAAACACGTGCAATTGATGATGTGCCAATGTTAGGATTAACATTGTGGAGTGAAAACTACAGTGATTATCAATTAAGCCAAATGGGGCAAGAATTAGAAACTGAGATTAAGAAGATAAATGATGTTTCTATTACGCATAAAATTGGTGGAAGAAATCGCCAATTAAGAGTTGTTTTAGATAAAGATAAATTAGCTGCTAGTGGTTTAGATTTCTTGTCGGTTTCAGAAATGATAAAAGCAAATAATACACAACTAAGCTCTGGAAGTTTTGATAAAAACGATACTGAATTTTTAGTAAAAACGGGTAAATTTTTAGCTTCTTCAACTGATGTTGAGAATTTGGTGGTTGGTGTACAAGAGAACAGACCTATTTATTTAAAACAAATTGCAACTATTGTTGATGGGCCAGAAATTCCACAAAATTATGTGTCTTTAGGTTTTGGACAAGCGAGTGAGAAATCTGAAACTTATAAATCTGAATATCCTGCAGTAACTATTTCTGTTGCAAAAAGAAAAGGTGCAGATGCAATGAAAATTTCAGAATTAATTTTAGATAAAGTAGCACATTTACGTACTACTTTAATTCCGGATGATGTTCACGTAGAAGTTACCAGAAATTATGGAGAAACAGCTTCTCATAAAGTGTCAGAATTGTTGTGGCACCTTATTGGATCTATCTTTGCAGTTACTTTGGTGGTAATGTTAGCCATGGGTTGGAGAGGTGGTTTGGTCGTCTTTTTATCTGTGCCAATCACGTTTGCTTTAACATTGTTAAGTTATTACATGTTAGATTACACATTAAACAGAATTACGCTTTTTGCATTGGTTTTTGTAACTGGGATTGTGGTTGATGATTCCATAATTATTGCAGAAAATATGCACAGGCATTTTAAAATGAAACGCTTGCCTTTTAAACAAGCAGCTTTATATGCCATTAACGAAGTTGGGAACCCAACAATTTTGGCAACATTTACAGTAATTGCTTCTGTTTTACCAATGGCTTTTGTATCTGGTTTAATGGGACCTTATATGGCACCAATGCCAATTGGAGCATCTATTGCAATGATTTTATCATTATTTGTAGCCTTAACAATTACACCTTATTTAGGGTATATTTTCTTAAAAGAGAAAGATAAAAAAGGAGCTGTTGAAAAACAAGAAAAGCCTTTAGAAGAAACTTTTATTTACAAAGTTTATAATAAATTAGAAAGACCTTTATTAGAAAATAAAACTAAAAGATGGTTGTTTTTAGGAGGTACATTTGTTGTATTAATGGCAACAATGGTGTTGTTTTTCACCAATTCTGTTGCTGTAAAAATGTTACCTTTTGATAATAAAAACGAGTTTCAGGTTGTAATTGATATGCCAGAAGGAACAACGCTAGAAAGAACAGGAGTTGTAACTCAAGAAATTGCTCAATATTTAGCGTCAAGACCAGAAGTGATTAATTATCAAAATTATATTGGTACTTCTGCTCCAATCACTTTTAATGGTTTGGTGCGTCATTACGATTTACGTGGTGGATCTAATATGGCTGATATTCAAGTGAATTTGGTTGATAAAGGCGAACGTGAAATTCAAAGTCATGGAATTGCTAAATTATTAAGACCAGAAATTCAGAAAATAGCAAAGAAATACAATGCAAATGTAAAGTTGGTAGAAGTTCCTCCTGGACCACCAGTTTTATCAACAATTGTTGCAGAGGTTTATGGACCAGATTATGAACAGCAAATTAAAATAGCAAACAGCGTTCAAAATATCTTAAAAAATACAGATGATGTAGTTGATGTTGATTGGATGGTTGAAGCTGATCAAACTGAATATCAATTTGAAATAAACAAAGAAAAAGCAATGTTGTATGGAGTTGCACCTCAACAAATTGCATACACCATGAATATGGCTTTGTCTAACAGTTCTATAACAACTTTATATGATGAAAATGCAGTAAATCAAATTGGATTGGTTTTGTCTTTGGATGAAAAAGAAAAATCAACCATTTCAGATATTTCTCAATTAAAAGTAAAATCGAAACAAGGAAATATGGTGCCAATTGCAGATTTGGTTGAAGTTAAAGAAACAATTGCTGCAAAAAGTATTTATCGTAAAAACCAAAAACGTGTAGTGTATGTTTTGGCAGATATGGCTGGAGAATTAGAAAGTCCTGCATATGCTATTTTAGGAATGGAAGAAAAATTGAATACAATTAAGCTTCCTGAAGGTTATAAATTAAACGAAATGTATTTAGGTCAGCCAGATTTTGAAGACGATTATACTGTGAAATGGGATGGAGAATGGCAAATTACTTTAGAAGTATTTAGAGATTTAGGAATCGCCTTTTTAGGAGCCATTATCTTAATTTATATTTTAATTGTTGGATGGTTTCAAAACTTTAAAGCACCAATTGTAATGATGGTTGCCATTCCATTATCATTAATAGGAATTGTTTTAGGACATTGGATTATGGGCGCATTTTTTACAGCAACCTCTTTTATTGGTATGATTGCTTTGGCAGGAATTATGGTAAGAAACTCGGTTTTATTGATTGATTTTATCAACTTAAGATTAGAAGAAGGAGTGCCTTTAAAACAAGCTGCAATTGAAGCTGGAGCTGTAAGAACAACGCCAATTTTATTAACTGCTGGTACAGTGGTAATTGGAGCATTTGTTATCTTATTTGACCCAATTTTTCAAGGTTTGGCAATTTCATTAATGGGTGGAACTATTGTTTCTACAGTGTTAACATTATTGGTTGTGCCTTTAGTGTATTATATGATTGAAAAAAAGAATTATAAATAA
- a CDS encoding S41 family peptidase, with product MKKYTSSKKIIIVLLVGTIFLSFSFKSKFFEVAKQIEIYNSLFKELNMYYVDEINPAELTDLAIKNTLKDLDPYTNFYNEQDVEDARIRREGEYAGIGVSVFYTQEGIEISEIYKGFSADKANLKAGDVIVSINGQSLNNMEREQLSMFLKGTPNTKVSIEIKRQGEILKKELKREKVEINPVPFYNMIDEETGYITLTRFNNKASSEVKKAFKDLKKQGMKKLVFDLRSNPGGSLMESINIANFFIPKGKVVVTTKAKIKKWSNTYKTSNDPLDLEMPIVVLINGSSASASEIVSGSLQDYDRAVIMGERSFGKGLVQRQKELTYGTQLKLTISKYYTPSGRCIQELDYTNRNLKTGEVPKFSDHGINEFKTANGRTVFDGGGVLPDVQIETSEKTVATENLISSKAIFNFAIDYVSKNKEIASAENFQIKDSDFKDFTKFLESDTTFVTQQESLFKKAYLSTEKNNISKEYEKIREILFENKIGEISKNKDIINELLEDQILKNYYYEEGVYKHHLKNDATISKAMELMKNLDSYNQILSAK from the coding sequence ATGAAAAAATATACATCATCAAAAAAAATAATTATTGTTCTTTTAGTGGGAACGATTTTTTTATCATTTTCATTTAAGTCGAAATTTTTTGAAGTTGCCAAACAAATAGAAATTTACAATTCTTTATTCAAGGAGTTGAACATGTATTATGTTGATGAAATAAACCCAGCTGAATTAACTGATTTAGCCATAAAAAATACCTTAAAAGATTTAGATCCTTATACTAATTTTTACAACGAACAAGATGTAGAAGATGCAAGAATTAGAAGAGAAGGAGAATATGCTGGTATAGGAGTTTCTGTTTTTTATACACAAGAAGGTATCGAAATAAGTGAAATTTATAAAGGTTTTTCTGCTGATAAAGCTAATTTAAAAGCAGGTGATGTTATAGTTTCTATAAACGGACAATCTCTTAATAATATGGAAAGAGAGCAACTTTCTATGTTTTTAAAAGGGACACCAAACACAAAAGTTTCCATAGAAATTAAACGTCAAGGAGAAATTTTAAAAAAGGAACTAAAAAGAGAAAAAGTAGAAATAAATCCTGTTCCTTTTTATAATATGATTGATGAAGAAACTGGTTACATAACGCTAACTCGTTTTAATAACAAAGCGTCATCTGAAGTGAAAAAAGCTTTTAAAGATTTGAAAAAGCAAGGAATGAAAAAACTAGTTTTCGATTTGCGCTCAAATCCTGGAGGATCTTTAATGGAATCTATCAATATTGCTAACTTTTTTATTCCAAAAGGAAAAGTGGTAGTGACTACAAAAGCTAAAATTAAAAAATGGAGTAATACTTATAAAACATCCAACGACCCTTTAGATTTAGAAATGCCAATTGTGGTTTTAATAAATGGAAGTTCTGCATCAGCATCTGAAATTGTTAGTGGTTCTTTGCAAGATTATGATAGAGCTGTAATTATGGGAGAACGTTCTTTTGGAAAAGGATTAGTTCAACGTCAAAAAGAATTGACTTATGGAACACAATTAAAATTGACGATTTCTAAATATTATACACCAAGTGGAAGATGTATTCAAGAGTTAGATTACACCAATCGAAATTTAAAAACGGGTGAAGTTCCTAAGTTTTCTGATCATGGAATTAATGAATTTAAAACAGCTAATGGACGAACCGTTTTTGATGGAGGAGGCGTTTTACCAGATGTGCAAATTGAAACATCAGAAAAAACAGTTGCTACAGAAAACCTTATAAGTTCTAAAGCAATTTTTAATTTTGCAATTGATTATGTATCGAAAAATAAAGAAATAGCTTCTGCAGAAAATTTTCAGATTAAAGATTCCGATTTTAAAGATTTTACAAAGTTTTTAGAAAGCGATACTACTTTTGTAACGCAACAAGAAAGTTTGTTCAAAAAAGCTTATTTATCCACAGAAAAGAATAATATAAGTAAAGAATACGAAAAAATTAGAGAAATATTATTTGAAAATAAAATTGGAGAAATTTCTAAAAATAAAGATATTATTAATGAACTTCTGGAAGACCAAATTCTTAAAAATTATTATTATGAAGAAGGAGTTTACAAACATCATTTAAAAAATGATGCAACCATTTCTAAAGCTATGGAATTGATGAAAAATCTAGATTCCTATAATCAAATATTATCAGCGAAATAA
- a CDS encoding YgaP family membrane protein, whose product MLNKYFRIIVGFMVLLTVLLTYYVSINWLWLGVFIGLNLIQSALTKWCLLEVILKKLGVKK is encoded by the coding sequence ATGCTAAATAAATATTTTAGAATTATTGTTGGTTTCATGGTTTTGTTAACTGTTTTATTAACCTATTATGTAAGTATCAATTGGTTATGGTTAGGCGTTTTTATTGGTTTAAATTTAATACAATCTGCGCTTACTAAGTGGTGTTTGTTAGAAGTGATACTTAAAAAATTAGGCGTTAAAAAATAA
- the rnpA gene encoding ribonuclease P protein component → MKFTLGKQERLKSRKLIEKLYKEGNSVKAYPLRMMYLKTAHTSDFLAQVGVSVPKRNFKKAPDRNRLKRLMRETYRLQKAIVYDNLDQPYVFMISYLGRDKWNYEDLHAKMEKLLKLFVDETKKE, encoded by the coding sequence ATGAAATTTACTCTCGGAAAACAGGAACGATTAAAAAGTAGAAAGTTAATAGAAAAGCTTTATAAAGAGGGCAATTCTGTAAAAGCTTATCCTTTAAGAATGATGTATTTAAAAACTGCACATACATCAGATTTTCTTGCGCAAGTTGGTGTGTCTGTGCCAAAAAGAAATTTTAAAAAAGCACCTGATAGAAACCGATTAAAAAGGTTAATGCGTGAAACGTATCGTTTGCAAAAGGCAATTGTGTATGATAATTTAGACCAACCTTATGTTTTTATGATTTCGTATCTTGGCAGAGATAAATGGAATTACGAAGATTTGCATGCAAAAATGGAAAAATTATTGAAGTTATTTGTTGATGAAACAAAAAAAGAGTAA
- a CDS encoding acyl-CoA dehydrogenase family protein — protein MKPDLFQAPDYYNIDDLLTEEHKLIRDSAREWVKRDVSPIIEEYAQKAEFPKQIISGLAEIGAFGPYIPEEYGGAGLDQISYGLIMQEIERGDSGVRSTASVQSSLVMYPIFTYGTEEQRKKYLPKLASGEWMGSFGLTEPNHGSNPGGMETNFKDNGDHYLLNGAKMWISNAPFCNVAVVWAKNEEGRIHGLLVERGMEGFSTPETHNKWSLRASSTGELIFDNVKVPKENLLPNKSGLGAPLGCLDSARYGIAWGAIGAAMDCYDTALRYSKEREQFGKPIGQFQLQQKKLAEMITEITKAQLLAWRLGTLKNEGKATTAQISMAKRNNVDMALKIARDARQMLGGMGITGEYSIMRHMMNLESVVTYEGTHDIHLLITGMDITGLNAFK, from the coding sequence ATGAAACCAGATTTATTCCAAGCTCCAGATTATTATAACATTGATGATTTATTAACGGAAGAACACAAATTAATTCGTGATTCTGCAAGAGAATGGGTAAAACGTGATGTTTCTCCTATTATTGAAGAATATGCTCAAAAAGCGGAATTCCCAAAACAAATTATTAGTGGTTTGGCAGAAATTGGTGCTTTTGGACCTTACATTCCAGAAGAATATGGAGGTGCAGGATTAGATCAGATTTCTTATGGTTTAATTATGCAAGAAATAGAACGTGGAGATTCTGGAGTTCGTTCTACAGCTTCTGTGCAATCTTCTTTGGTGATGTATCCTATTTTTACTTACGGAACTGAGGAACAACGTAAAAAATATTTACCAAAATTAGCTTCTGGTGAATGGATGGGTTCTTTTGGATTGACAGAACCAAATCATGGCTCAAATCCTGGAGGAATGGAAACAAATTTTAAAGATAATGGGGATCATTATTTATTAAATGGTGCAAAAATGTGGATTTCAAATGCACCTTTTTGTAATGTTGCAGTTGTTTGGGCAAAAAACGAAGAAGGTAGAATTCATGGTTTATTAGTAGAACGTGGAATGGAAGGTTTTTCTACGCCAGAAACTCATAATAAATGGTCTTTGAGAGCTTCGTCTACTGGAGAATTAATTTTTGATAATGTAAAAGTGCCGAAAGAAAATTTATTACCAAATAAATCTGGACTTGGAGCGCCTTTAGGTTGTTTAGATTCTGCAAGATATGGAATTGCTTGGGGCGCAATTGGTGCTGCAATGGATTGTTATGATACTGCTTTACGCTATTCAAAAGAACGTGAACAATTTGGTAAACCTATTGGACAGTTTCAATTACAACAGAAAAAATTAGCTGAAATGATTACTGAAATCACAAAAGCTCAATTATTAGCTTGGAGATTGGGAACTCTAAAAAACGAAGGAAAAGCTACAACTGCTCAAATTTCGATGGCAAAACGTAATAATGTAGATATGGCTTTAAAAATTGCCAGAGATGCAAGACAAATGTTAGGTGGAATGGGTATTACAGGCGAATATTCAATTATGAGACACATGATGAATTTAGAAAGTGTAGTAACTTATGAAGGAACTCATGATATTCATTTACTAATTACTGGAATGGATATTACTGGATTGAATGCTTTTAAATAA
- a CDS encoding DUF6252 family protein: MKSLAYFLLIVAFFASITSCQENGIVFPVKQNIEGDFEVVIDGEVFLTNDVSFTVTNQEITITAIKTETNETLILKVDDFSNASFSLEGDENVASYSIEDSASIDIWTTLNATVSRGNIQFSEINFTNNTVSGTFSFIGRNENLGSSKAFSNGSFSNVPRN; encoded by the coding sequence ATGAAGTCTTTAGCTTATTTTTTATTAATTGTAGCATTTTTTGCTAGCATTACTTCTTGTCAAGAAAATGGTATTGTTTTTCCTGTTAAACAAAATATCGAAGGCGATTTTGAAGTTGTAATTGATGGAGAAGTTTTTTTAACAAATGATGTAAGCTTCACAGTAACCAATCAAGAAATAACAATTACAGCTATAAAAACCGAAACAAACGAAACCTTAATTTTAAAGGTGGATGATTTTAGTAACGCTAGTTTTAGTTTAGAAGGAGATGAAAATGTTGCGAGTTATAGTATAGAAGATTCAGCAAGTATTGATATTTGGACCACTTTAAACGCAACTGTAAGCAGAGGAAATATTCAATTTTCAGAGATAAATTTCACTAATAATACTGTTTCTGGAACTTTTAGCTTTATTGGTAGAAATGAAAACTTAGGTTCTTCAAAAGCATTTAGTAATGGGAGTTTTAGTAACGTTCCAAGAAATTAA
- a CDS encoding DUF6909 family protein translates to MLHTKNIDRTRAQESTNAIEKLYISMRHLFSRGFYKPMGVSGETLRKSLLLLRPEIYGSIAEEKIELDGLVYVIERLPEGIEQCQFINLTADEGYKNSHFEPIIPPKRRRNCYRIDKDQMNIEITRGRSEIYDILTHLTFLFIESHKIQERVSLNEGESFIREWLHLEDIVLHQKKINDKEREVLIVHLGNILGRTFDEVSHIYKVFATEENPHKFFDLIYWLGKLAIKEVYTNEKRTVTFSSLLIEEIGHHIYGEIWANDIKHILKEYNLLKRPIHIISANMHSVLNSIYAKGALPEEAENSKGFELYRLLSNVNSKDLQKKVKDYASENGLIYVKDTSGTNINVQIIDTDKINYDVSPFQKVNSIKENAVIIVMDYAFGEQAFETMDELLKPYEADNEKVHLDVKSVSIMGKAGILEGGKGDIMIPTAHIFEGTADNYPFKNELKKEDLEGFGVRSFDGSMISVLGTSLQNKDLLKFFHDSTWNVIGLEMEGAHYQKAIQSASKIRGNISEDVKVRYAYYASDNPLETGATLASGGLGMTGVTPTYAITQKILEQIF, encoded by the coding sequence ATGCTACACACAAAAAATATCGATAGAACAAGAGCGCAAGAATCTACAAATGCCATAGAAAAATTATATATTTCTATGCGCCATTTATTTAGTAGAGGTTTTTATAAACCTATGGGAGTTTCTGGTGAAACTTTGCGTAAATCTTTGTTGCTTTTACGTCCAGAAATTTATGGATCTATTGCAGAAGAAAAAATAGAATTAGATGGGTTAGTTTATGTTATAGAAAGACTTCCTGAAGGTATTGAGCAATGCCAATTTATAAATTTAACTGCAGATGAAGGGTATAAGAACTCTCATTTTGAGCCTATTATTCCACCAAAAAGAAGACGAAATTGTTATAGAATAGACAAAGATCAAATGAATATTGAGATTACCAGAGGAAGATCTGAAATCTATGATATTTTAACGCATCTTACTTTTTTATTTATAGAATCTCATAAAATTCAAGAACGTGTTTCTTTAAATGAAGGCGAATCTTTTATAAGGGAATGGCTTCATTTAGAAGATATTGTTTTGCATCAAAAGAAAATTAACGACAAAGAAAGAGAAGTTTTAATTGTGCATTTGGGCAATATTCTTGGAAGAACTTTTGATGAGGTTTCTCATATTTATAAAGTATTTGCTACTGAAGAAAATCCGCATAAATTTTTCGATTTAATTTATTGGTTAGGGAAACTAGCTATTAAAGAGGTGTATACCAATGAAAAACGAACAGTAACTTTTAGTTCGCTTTTAATTGAAGAAATTGGACATCATATTTATGGTGAAATTTGGGCAAATGATATAAAACACATTTTAAAAGAATACAATCTTTTAAAAAGACCAATTCATATTATAAGTGCAAATATGCATAGTGTTTTAAACTCAATTTATGCAAAAGGTGCTTTGCCTGAAGAAGCAGAAAATTCAAAAGGTTTTGAGTTGTACAGACTTTTAAGTAATGTTAATAGCAAAGATTTACAGAAAAAGGTAAAAGATTACGCATCAGAAAACGGACTTATTTATGTAAAAGATACATCAGGTACCAATATAAATGTACAAATAATTGATACTGATAAAATAAACTACGATGTTTCTCCGTTTCAAAAAGTAAACTCTATCAAAGAAAATGCAGTAATTATAGTCATGGATTACGCTTTTGGCGAGCAAGCTTTTGAAACTATGGATGAATTATTAAAACCTTATGAAGCTGATAATGAGAAAGTTCATTTAGATGTGAAATCGGTTTCCATTATGGGTAAAGCTGGTATTTTAGAAGGTGGAAAAGGAGATATTATGATTCCTACTGCACATATTTTTGAAGGAACAGCAGACAATTATCCGTTTAAAAATGAACTTAAGAAAGAAGATTTGGAAGGTTTTGGTGTAAGATCTTTTGATGGTTCTATGATTTCTGTTTTAGGAACATCATTACAAAATAAAGATTTGTTGAAATTCTTTCATGATTCTACTTGGAATGTAATTGGGCTAGAAATGGAAGGTGCACATTATCAAAAAGCAATACAATCTGCTTCAAAAATTAGAGGAAATATATCTGAAGACGTAAAGGTAAGATATGCTTATTACGCTTCTGATAATCCTCTAGAAACTGGAGCAACATTAGCATCAGGAGGTTTAGGGATGACAGGTGTAACACCTACTTATGCAATAACACAAAAAATATTAGAACAAATTTTTTAG
- a CDS encoding SGNH/GDSL hydrolase family protein — protein sequence MSFGCENNSDQIVIIDDIPIINQQKEFKILSLGDSYTIGESVCFTCRFPEQLKDSLSINFKKDTTFSLQMIARTGWTTTNLINTIEQENITDDFDLVTLLIGVNNQFQKREFSIYEKEFPELIATSIKAANDKKKNLIVVSIPDYAFTPFGRGSASISTEIDKYNDFAKNYCEQNGITFVNITDITREGLSNTGLVASDGLHPSTLAYTKFVERILPFAIEKLKD from the coding sequence ATGAGTTTTGGTTGCGAAAATAACAGCGATCAAATTGTAATTATTGATGATATTCCTATCATTAATCAGCAAAAAGAATTTAAAATTCTTTCTTTAGGAGATAGCTATACAATTGGAGAAAGTGTTTGTTTTACTTGCAGGTTTCCTGAACAGTTAAAAGATAGTTTGTCAATCAACTTTAAAAAAGATACTACTTTTAGTTTGCAGATGATTGCAAGAACTGGTTGGACAACCACCAACTTAATAAATACCATTGAGCAAGAAAATATTACTGATGACTTTGATTTGGTAACTCTATTAATTGGTGTGAATAACCAATTTCAAAAAAGAGAGTTTTCTATTTATGAAAAAGAGTTTCCTGAGTTAATAGCAACATCTATCAAAGCTGCAAATGATAAAAAAAAGAATTTAATTGTAGTTTCAATTCCAGATTATGCCTTTACGCCTTTTGGAAGAGGAAGTGCATCCATATCAACAGAAATTGATAAATACAATGATTTTGCCAAAAATTATTGTGAACAAAATGGAATTACTTTTGTAAATATTACTGATATAACTCGCGAAGGTTTATCAAATACTGGTTTAGTAGCTTCAGATGGTTTACATCCATCTACATTAGCGTACACAAAATTTGTAGAGAGAATTTTACCTTTTGCAATAGAAAAACTAAAAGATTAA